One genomic segment of Gossypium arboreum isolate Shixiya-1 chromosome 3, ASM2569848v2, whole genome shotgun sequence includes these proteins:
- the LOC108483951 gene encoding homeobox protein HAT3.1-like isoform X1 → MINVEHMGVSPPETKSEKGNHFAPEETTSEQAHELGSEYLHTELSENKHPCGYARTRNESAETATGVSCSDIHESSSGYVDKNSPPEHLGLLPKYASEHNPPDNSFCHQETVSGMTHEYGSGYVHETSEKKHQPGSDIVQNNLEEACTLVCGLPAEHLRPCSEEFSKNTLTERLGVLPEDSSKCTQIDQLSCPQLGSVEPTAAFGSINTSKELGEPTEQQQQLGSESLSNGIVKSPTATSHNAFYQALELNPEVMNQSNCGQSLQSPSEGASIVSQIGKSYLVEPLGLPPGFESGNSCVQQPKLHSEDMAQSSGVEQHEATPKNFLENSVQGRDGESSKTRKKYTPRPLSSSDRVLRSKSQEKSKASELSNNITDIGSSEQQKGKNRNKMIEKREVSDEYSRIRSHLRYLVNRINYERSLIAAYSTEGWKGLSLEKLKPEKELQRATSEILRRKLKIRDLFQRIDSLCAEGRLPESLFDSKGEIDSEDIFCAKCGSKDLSANNDIILCDGVCDRGFHQYCLQPPLLKEDIPPGDEGWLCPGCYCKLFCIELVNESQGTSFCLADSWEKVFPEAVVAAGGQNQDPNLELPSDDSDDSDYNADNSEPDEKDQGDESSSDQSDFTCSSEELEVPRNVDPCLGLLSDDSEDDDYDPDGPDHDNVAEPESSTSDFTSDSEDLGAMLKVNSSSPKDEVPVSNIGSTDSKGKKPKLGGNESRSDEPSSIMDSASGQDGTAVSKKRSSEKLDYKKLYDETYVNFPSSSSDDEDWSDTIAPRKRKRCAAGASSAPENGNASSSRSVSISEGSKLNPEHKLRRNMRHNSNFKDTNLSPAELKGGTSGSGSSDKKAGSSTHRRLGETEKQRLCESFRENQYPDRATKERLGKELDMTFRQVSKWFENARWSFNHPTSNQETAAKRVAENAIASAFPKKN, encoded by the exons ATGATCAATGTTGAACATATGGGTGTTTCTCCACCAGAAACAAAGAGCGAAAAAGGAAACCATTTTGCCCCTGAAGAGACAACATCAGAGCAGGCCCATGAATTAGGTAGTGAATATTTACATACTGAACTTTCTGAAAATAAACATCCATGTGGTTATGCAAGAACTCGAAACGAATCAGCTGAAACTGCCACTGGTGTGTCTTGCTCTGACATTCACGAATCATCTTCTGGATATGTGGATAAGAATTCTCCACCTGAACATTTGGGTTTGCTTCCTAAGTATGCGAGTGAGCATAACCCTCCCGATAATAGTTTTTGTCATCAAGAAACCGTATCAGGGATGACACATGAGTATGGTTCTGGATATGTGCATGAGACATCAGAAAAGAAGCATCAGCCTGGTTCTGATATTGTTCAAAATAATCTTGAAGAAGCATGCACTTTGGTTTGTGGCCTTCCTGCTGAACATTTGCGACCATGTTCTGAAGAGTTTTCCAAGAATACTCTCACTGAAAGATTAGGGGTTTTGCCTGAAGATTCAAGCAAGTGCACCCAGATTGATCAACTTTCATGTCCCCAACTAGGTAGTGTGGAACCAACAGCTGCCTTTGGTTCTATAAATACAAGTAAGGAACTTGGTGAACCAACAGAGCAGCAACAACAGCTTGGTTCTGAAAGTTTATCAAATGGTATAGTAAAAAGTCCTACTGCTACATCTCATAATGCTTTTTATCAAGCCTTGGAATTGAATCCTGAGGTTATGAACCAGAGTAATTGTGGCCAAAGTTTGCAATCACCTTCTGAAGGTGCTAGCATTGTTTCTCAGATTGGAAAGAGTTATCTTGTTGAGCCTTTAGGATTGCCTCCAGGATTTGAATCTGGAAATTCTTGTGTTCAACAACCAAAGCTCCATTCTGAAGACATGGCTCAAAGTTCTGGTGTGGAACAGCATGAAGCAACACCTAAGAATTTTCTTGAGAATTCTGTCCAAGGCAGGGATGGAGAATCTTCAAAAACAAGGAAAAAGTATACGCCAAGACCTTTGTCAAGCAGTGACAGGGTCTTGCGTTCAAAATCGCAAGAGAAGTCTAAAGCTAGTGAGTTGAGCAATAATATCACTGATATTGGCTCTAGTGAACAGCAAAAAGGGAAGAACAGGAATAAAATGATTGAAAAAAGAGAAGTTTCTGATGAATATTCAAGAATCAGGTCACATCTTAGGTATTTAGTGAATCGAATAAACTATGAACGAAGCCTGATTGCGGCATATTCGACAGAAGGCTGGAAGGGACTAAG CTTAGAAAAGTTAAAGCCAGAGAAGGAGCTTCAACGTGCTACATCTGAAATTCTTCGACGCAAATTGAAAATTAGAGACCTATTTCAACGTATCGATTCATTATGTGCTGAAGGAAGGCTACCAGAATCTTTGTTTGATTCTAAAGGAGAAATTGACAGTGAGGAT ATATTCTGTGCAAAATGTGGGTCTAAGGACCTGTCTGCCAACAATGATATCATACTCTGTGATGGTGTTTGTGACCGTGGATTCCATCAATATTGCCTGCAACCCCCTTTGTTAAAAGAAGACA TTCCTCCTGGTGATGAGGGTTGGTTATGCCCCGGATGCTATTGCAAACTTTTTTGTATCGAACTGGTTAATGAATCTCAAGGAACAAGTTTTTGTCTTGCTGACAGTTGGGAG AAGGTCTTTCCTGAAGCAGTAGTAGCTGCAGGTGGACAAAATCAGGATCCTAACTTAGAACTACCATCAGATGATTCTGATGACAGTGATTATAATGCCGACAATTCAGAACCTGATGAGAAGGATCAAGGAGATGAGTCAAGTTCTGATCAATCTGATTTCACTTGTTCATCTGAGGAATTGGAAGTACCGCGTAATGTTGATCCATGTTTAGGGCTTCTGTCTGATGACTCAGAGGATGACGATTATGATCCTGATGGTCCAGATCATGATAATGTGGCTGAGCCCGAAAGTTCAACTTCAGATTTTACATCTGATTCTGAGGATCTTGGTGCTATGTTAAAAGTTAATAGTTCTTCCCCAAAAGATGAAGTACCTGTGTCTAACATTGGCTCCACAGATTCCAAAGGAAAAAAACCTAAACTTGGTGGAAATGAGTCCCGGAGTGATGAACCGTCATCAATAATGGATTCAGCTTCTGGACAAGATGGTACTGCTGTTTCTAAGAAACGAAGCAGCGAAAAGTTGGACTACAAAAAGTTATATGAT GAGACATATGTCAATTTTCCTTCTAGTTCAAGTGATGATGAAGATTGGAGTGATACCATTGCACCAAGAAAAAGGAAGAGATGTGCCGCAGGAGCCTCTTCAGCACCAGAAAATGGAAATGCTTCTTCAAGTAGGAGTGTGTCAATATCCGAAGGTTCAAAGCTGAATCCAGAGCATAAACTAAGGAGAAACATGCGCCATAACTCAAATTTTAAGGATACAAATTTATCCCCTGCTGAATTAAAGGGTGGCACTTCTGGATCGGGTTCAAGTGATAAAAAAGCAGGTTCATCAACACATAGAAGACTCGGAGAAACTGAAAAGCAG AGGCTTTGTGAATCGTTCAGGGAAAATCAGTATCCTGATCGAGCCACGAAAGAGAGATTAGGTAAAGAGCTCGATATGACTTTCCGGCAG GTCAGCAAATGGTTTGAAAATGCTCGTTGGAGCTTCAATCATCCAACATCTAATCAGGAAACCGCAGCTAAAAGAGTTGCAGAAAATGCCATAGCCTCTGCTTTTCCGAAGAAAAACTGA
- the LOC108483951 gene encoding homeobox protein HAT3.1-like isoform X2, with amino-acid sequence MTHEYGSGYVHETSEKKHQPGSDIVQNNLEEACTLVCGLPAEHLRPCSEEFSKNTLTERLGVLPEDSSKCTQIDQLSCPQLGSVEPTAAFGSINTSKELGEPTEQQQQLGSESLSNGIVKSPTATSHNAFYQALELNPEVMNQSNCGQSLQSPSEGASIVSQIGKSYLVEPLGLPPGFESGNSCVQQPKLHSEDMAQSSGVEQHEATPKNFLENSVQGRDGESSKTRKKYTPRPLSSSDRVLRSKSQEKSKASELSNNITDIGSSEQQKGKNRNKMIEKREVSDEYSRIRSHLRYLVNRINYERSLIAAYSTEGWKGLSLEKLKPEKELQRATSEILRRKLKIRDLFQRIDSLCAEGRLPESLFDSKGEIDSEDIFCAKCGSKDLSANNDIILCDGVCDRGFHQYCLQPPLLKEDIPPGDEGWLCPGCYCKLFCIELVNESQGTSFCLADSWEKVFPEAVVAAGGQNQDPNLELPSDDSDDSDYNADNSEPDEKDQGDESSSDQSDFTCSSEELEVPRNVDPCLGLLSDDSEDDDYDPDGPDHDNVAEPESSTSDFTSDSEDLGAMLKVNSSSPKDEVPVSNIGSTDSKGKKPKLGGNESRSDEPSSIMDSASGQDGTAVSKKRSSEKLDYKKLYDETYVNFPSSSSDDEDWSDTIAPRKRKRCAAGASSAPENGNASSSRSVSISEGSKLNPEHKLRRNMRHNSNFKDTNLSPAELKGGTSGSGSSDKKAGSSTHRRLGETEKQRLCESFRENQYPDRATKERLGKELDMTFRQVSKWFENARWSFNHPTSNQETAAKRVAENAIASAFPKKN; translated from the exons ATGACACATGAGTATGGTTCTGGATATGTGCATGAGACATCAGAAAAGAAGCATCAGCCTGGTTCTGATATTGTTCAAAATAATCTTGAAGAAGCATGCACTTTGGTTTGTGGCCTTCCTGCTGAACATTTGCGACCATGTTCTGAAGAGTTTTCCAAGAATACTCTCACTGAAAGATTAGGGGTTTTGCCTGAAGATTCAAGCAAGTGCACCCAGATTGATCAACTTTCATGTCCCCAACTAGGTAGTGTGGAACCAACAGCTGCCTTTGGTTCTATAAATACAAGTAAGGAACTTGGTGAACCAACAGAGCAGCAACAACAGCTTGGTTCTGAAAGTTTATCAAATGGTATAGTAAAAAGTCCTACTGCTACATCTCATAATGCTTTTTATCAAGCCTTGGAATTGAATCCTGAGGTTATGAACCAGAGTAATTGTGGCCAAAGTTTGCAATCACCTTCTGAAGGTGCTAGCATTGTTTCTCAGATTGGAAAGAGTTATCTTGTTGAGCCTTTAGGATTGCCTCCAGGATTTGAATCTGGAAATTCTTGTGTTCAACAACCAAAGCTCCATTCTGAAGACATGGCTCAAAGTTCTGGTGTGGAACAGCATGAAGCAACACCTAAGAATTTTCTTGAGAATTCTGTCCAAGGCAGGGATGGAGAATCTTCAAAAACAAGGAAAAAGTATACGCCAAGACCTTTGTCAAGCAGTGACAGGGTCTTGCGTTCAAAATCGCAAGAGAAGTCTAAAGCTAGTGAGTTGAGCAATAATATCACTGATATTGGCTCTAGTGAACAGCAAAAAGGGAAGAACAGGAATAAAATGATTGAAAAAAGAGAAGTTTCTGATGAATATTCAAGAATCAGGTCACATCTTAGGTATTTAGTGAATCGAATAAACTATGAACGAAGCCTGATTGCGGCATATTCGACAGAAGGCTGGAAGGGACTAAG CTTAGAAAAGTTAAAGCCAGAGAAGGAGCTTCAACGTGCTACATCTGAAATTCTTCGACGCAAATTGAAAATTAGAGACCTATTTCAACGTATCGATTCATTATGTGCTGAAGGAAGGCTACCAGAATCTTTGTTTGATTCTAAAGGAGAAATTGACAGTGAGGAT ATATTCTGTGCAAAATGTGGGTCTAAGGACCTGTCTGCCAACAATGATATCATACTCTGTGATGGTGTTTGTGACCGTGGATTCCATCAATATTGCCTGCAACCCCCTTTGTTAAAAGAAGACA TTCCTCCTGGTGATGAGGGTTGGTTATGCCCCGGATGCTATTGCAAACTTTTTTGTATCGAACTGGTTAATGAATCTCAAGGAACAAGTTTTTGTCTTGCTGACAGTTGGGAG AAGGTCTTTCCTGAAGCAGTAGTAGCTGCAGGTGGACAAAATCAGGATCCTAACTTAGAACTACCATCAGATGATTCTGATGACAGTGATTATAATGCCGACAATTCAGAACCTGATGAGAAGGATCAAGGAGATGAGTCAAGTTCTGATCAATCTGATTTCACTTGTTCATCTGAGGAATTGGAAGTACCGCGTAATGTTGATCCATGTTTAGGGCTTCTGTCTGATGACTCAGAGGATGACGATTATGATCCTGATGGTCCAGATCATGATAATGTGGCTGAGCCCGAAAGTTCAACTTCAGATTTTACATCTGATTCTGAGGATCTTGGTGCTATGTTAAAAGTTAATAGTTCTTCCCCAAAAGATGAAGTACCTGTGTCTAACATTGGCTCCACAGATTCCAAAGGAAAAAAACCTAAACTTGGTGGAAATGAGTCCCGGAGTGATGAACCGTCATCAATAATGGATTCAGCTTCTGGACAAGATGGTACTGCTGTTTCTAAGAAACGAAGCAGCGAAAAGTTGGACTACAAAAAGTTATATGAT GAGACATATGTCAATTTTCCTTCTAGTTCAAGTGATGATGAAGATTGGAGTGATACCATTGCACCAAGAAAAAGGAAGAGATGTGCCGCAGGAGCCTCTTCAGCACCAGAAAATGGAAATGCTTCTTCAAGTAGGAGTGTGTCAATATCCGAAGGTTCAAAGCTGAATCCAGAGCATAAACTAAGGAGAAACATGCGCCATAACTCAAATTTTAAGGATACAAATTTATCCCCTGCTGAATTAAAGGGTGGCACTTCTGGATCGGGTTCAAGTGATAAAAAAGCAGGTTCATCAACACATAGAAGACTCGGAGAAACTGAAAAGCAG AGGCTTTGTGAATCGTTCAGGGAAAATCAGTATCCTGATCGAGCCACGAAAGAGAGATTAGGTAAAGAGCTCGATATGACTTTCCGGCAG GTCAGCAAATGGTTTGAAAATGCTCGTTGGAGCTTCAATCATCCAACATCTAATCAGGAAACCGCAGCTAAAAGAGTTGCAGAAAATGCCATAGCCTCTGCTTTTCCGAAGAAAAACTGA